One Periophthalmus magnuspinnatus isolate fPerMag1 chromosome 4, fPerMag1.2.pri, whole genome shotgun sequence genomic window, ATGTGTTATGGACACGTGTGTTTTGGACACGTGTGTTTTGGACACGTGTGTTCTGGACACGTGTTTTGGACACATGTGTTTTGGACACGTGTGTTTTGGACACGTGTGTTCTGGACACGTGTTTTGGACACGTGTGTTATGGACACGTGTGTTCTGGACACGTGTTTTGGACACGTGTGTTCTGGAAACGTGTGTTTTGGACACGTGTGTTTTGGACATGTGTGTTTTGGACACGTGTGTTCTGGACACGTGGGTTTTGGACATAAACGTGTGTTTTGGACATAAACGTGTGTTTTGGACATAAACGTGTGTTTTGGACATAAACGTGTGTTTTGGACACGTGTGTTCTGGACACGTGTGTTCTAGTTGCacttacacatgtttttcagctctGCGACTGAAAAATGGACCTTGGATTTCTTCGTTTCTTTTCataaatttacatttacaaaaaaaacaacaaccttgagccattttaattttagtgaaagaataaaaacattttcttttcagtTCTTATTTGAACTTTGTTTGGTTTTCGTCAGTGTAAATATGACGTCACAAAGTTTGACAAAATTATTTCAGTCGATGAAATTAAACCTGTTGATTTCAATCTGTTCAGATTCCagatgtactacagtactccagatgtactgtagtactccagatgtactgtagtactccagatgtactgtagtactccagatgtactacagtactccagatgtactacagtactccagatgtactacagtactccagatgtactgtagtactccagatgtactgtagtactccagatgtactgtagtactccagatgtactacagtactccagatgtactacagtactccagatgtactacagtactccagatgtactgtagtactccagatgtactgtagtactccagatgtactgtagtactccagatgtactacagtactccagatgtactgtagtactccagatgtactgtagtactccagatgtactacagtactccagatgtactacagtactccagatgtactgtagtactccagatgtactgtagtactccagatgtactacagtactccagatgtactgtagtactccagatgtactacagtactccagatgtactccagtactccagatgtactacagtactccagATCTTCTGTAGTACTCCAgatgtactgtagtactccagatgtactgtagtactccagatgtactgtagtactccagatgtactacagtactccagatgtactacagtactccagatgtactgcagtactccagatgtactgcagtactccagatgtacagcagtactccagatgtactacagtactccagatgtactgtagtactccagatgtactgtagtactccagATGTACTGTAGTAGTCCAGATGTACTGTAGTAGTCCAgatgtactgtagtactccagatgtactgtagtactccagatgtactacagtactccagatgtacagcagtactccagatgtactacagtactccagatgtactacagtactccagatgtactgtagtactccagatgtactgtagtactccagatgtactacagtactccagATCTTCTGTAGTACTCCAgatgtactgtagtactccagatgtacagcagtactccagatgtactccagtactccagatgtactacagtactccagatgtactacagtactccagatgtactgtagtactccagatgtactacagtactccagATCTTCTGTAGTACTCCAgatgtactgtagtactccagatgtacagcagtactccagatgtactccagtactccagatgtactacagtactccagatgtactacagtactccagATGTTCTGTAGTACTCCAgatgtactgtagtactccagatgtactacagtactccagatgtactacagtactccagatgtactacagtactccagatgtactacagtactccagATGTTCTGTAGTACTCCagatgtactacagtactccagatgtactacagtactccagatgtactgtagtactccagatgtactacagtactccagatgtactgtagtactccagatgtactacagtactccagatgtactacagtactccagatgtactacagtactccagatgtactgtagtactccagatgtactacagtactccagATGTACTACAGATCTTCTGTAGTACTCCAgatgtactgtagtactccagatgtactacagtactccagatgtactacagtactccagatgtactgtagtactccagatgtactgcagtactccagatgtactgtagtactccagatgtactacagtactccagATGTACTACAGATCTTCTGTAGTACTCCAGATGTACTCCAGTACTCCAGATGTACTGCAGTACTCCAgatgtactgtagtactccagatgtactgcagtactccagatgtactgtagtactccagatgtactacagtactccagATGTACTACAGATCTTCTGTAGTACTCCAGATGTACTCCAGTACTCCAGATGTACTGCAGTACTCCAgatgtactgtagtactccagatgtacagcagtactaaaccaggactaaaccagaagtccAGAGTTTTGTCTCCATCCAGTGGTGACATGAGGTACTGCAGTCTTTATCCATAGTGGAGAAACATCGCCCTCTGGTGGCTGCTCCTTCTGGGTTGATGGTTTGATTCCTGTTCTTGTTCTGATCAtttatgttcatgttttaatttgtaattGATAAATAGTAAATTACTATGACAACAGTCCAAATTTTGCACCATTCTGGAACCTGAGAATAACCCTGAATAAtgctttaaatataatatatagataataaagacaaagaaaaatatgtgtgtgtgtgtgtatatgtgtgtgtgtatatatatatatatatatatatatatatatatatatatatatatatatatatatatatatatatacgtgtgtgtatttgtatatgtgtgtgtgtgtgtatgtgtgtatatatatgtgtgtatttgtatatgtgtatatgtgtgtgtatatggactacacactttcacacactggtgtttaatcagttttattcaaactatatcatatttttctacatttgtctgatttaaatattttatttttcaaacttcCCTTTTACTAAAATCGACAAAAATCAATTTTgagaaacattaaaatattattaaaataaaacctttATAGCAGAAAggcacagcagcagcaccagggggcgctgtgtatGAGGCAGGGCTCAGGTTTAATCAGagcaagaaaaatacatttatttaaatcagaAAAGGACAAAATGATGGAACAAAATAAACGTGTCAAAAGTTTCACACTTTAAATGAAGAACAAGAAGTGAcatcaccaaaaacaaaagagtttgaaaagaaaagacgAGTTTGACTTTGGCCTGGTGCAGTgacgaggtcaaaggtcaggggtCATATATGTGCTGCAGCGGGATATTTACCCAACAGTTCAGCTAAGACCCTGTTAGCAactctgaccctgaccctgacctgAGGTTGAACctgattcagaaaaaaaaaccaaaattgtcaaaaataaataaataaacacttgcACAGGCTCCAGTCTGAGCTGGTGTTTGTGGCAGAACCTGAGGAAAAATGAGGCGCTGCAGCTCTACCTCTGAGCCACAGGGGGCAGGTGTGAGTCTCCACAGACAGGGCTgaggtcagtcctgggtcagtcctgggtcagtcctgggtcagtcctggtttagtcctggtttagtcctggtttagtcctggtcctggtctggactctggacctCCACAGGGACTCCTGAGGGATATCTCTGGGCGAGGTCTTCCACCTCAATCACCTCCTGTACCAGCTCCCGGATCACTCTGATACAGTCCAGGGGgcgctcctctccctctcctccctccagggggcgctcctctccctctcctccctccagggggcgctctggttCTTCACTGTACAACAGTGACAAATGGTGCGTTTACCAAAATGAAAATTCAAATGTTTGATAAATGTGAAGCGTCTGTGTGAAGtttataaaacattacattattattagttttttatattattctCATTCTGCTCAGGACAAGAAAGAGCCGAAAGAGCCGAAAGAGCCGAAAGAGCCTAAAGAGCCTAAAAAGCCTAAAGAGTCTAAAGAGCCAAAAGAGCCGAAAGAGCCGAAAGAGCCTAAAAAGCCTAAAAAGCCTAAAGAGTCTAAAGAGCCGAAAGAGCCGCGCTTCAGTCACCTGATCTCCGGCGCCACAcggctcctctcctcccattGGTCGACCTCCTCAGAGCTGAGCGGTGATTGGCTGTTTTCCTCCAGGACGTCTGATGTGGTGGAGCCTTCATCATCGctgccctcctcttcctcctcaccacCAGAGAGCACTGCTGCCTGTCCCTGTACTTCCTGTCCCTGTACTTCCTGTCCCTGTACTTCCTGTCCCTGTGCATTTCCTGTTTCAGACTCAGGAGCTTCACCAACATCTCGATTTtcggccattttgttttctgaATCATTCTTTGCCGTCACTTTGTCTTCGCCCCGATTTTCCACAGCttcatttgaaacattttcCTCAAATTTCTCTCCTGGACTTTGAGATTCCAGGTTCATCTCCGTCTTAAGTTTGAGGATCTCTTCATTTGTGGCTGGAGTGACTTCTTGTTTTTGAACCTTAGCTGTTTCTgactcctccttttcttctttttggtcAAAAACTTCATCTGGAAGTTCAGATGTTTCAGCTCCAGCCACAATCTGCGCAGCCTCCTGAACGTTCTCTCCGAGTTTGGACATGGTGTTGTTTTCCGCCGGATGTGCGTCATTCACCTCTTTTGTGACTAAAGTTTCTGcatttttcaccattttgtttGCTTCTTTCTCCTGAGTTTTCAATTGGATTTCATTTCCCGTTTCCTCTGAAATGTCACTGATCTCCTCCACCATCACTTTAGCTTCCTGTCGTCCATTTGCGACGCTTTCTGGATTCGTGTTTCCCGctacggcagccattttgtcccCATTGGTCTCCACAGTTTGGGCGCCTGCCAGATCTGCGGCGCCCCGTGCTTCCTGGGTCCCGGTGGGCGTGTGGGGCAGGGTCGCGGGGGAAAGGCCGTGATTGGACGCACAGAGAGATGATGCGGACGAGAGGGCGGGGCTTGCAGGGGCGGATCCGGTAGAAGACAGACTAGAGTGACTCAGTAAGTCTCTGCTGTCGTTAAACAGGTTGTACTTCTGCAAACTCACCGCCTCTTTGAGAACTACAACCAGAAGAAAATACTgttataaaccaggactgaaccaggactgaaccaggtcttacCTCTCGAGACCTCTTTGTGGAGAATACTGAGTAGAACGTCTTGGTAAATGTTCTCGATATCAATGAAGTCGCAGTGATCGAGGGGCACGTTCTCCTCTGCGTCCTTGAGCTGACACATGACATAGAAGAGACTTAATACAGTCAACCCACAAGACCCAGCACCTAGACCCTGCAGCTGTACAGTCTGCAGTTACTCCTGCAGGTGTTCAGTGTTACCTGTCTGTGTGGACCCTGCAGGTGCTCAATGCAACCTGTCTGTGTGGACCCTGCAGGTGCTCAGTGCTGTCTGTGTGGACCCTGCAGGTGCTCAGTGCAACCTGTCTGTGTGGACCCTGCAGGTGCTCAATGCAACCTGTCTGTGTGGACCCTGCAGGTGCTCAGTGCTGTCTGTGTGGACCCTGCAGGTGCTCAATGCAACCTGTCTGTGTGGACCCTGCAGGTGCTCAGTGCTGTCTGTGTGGACCCTGCAGGTGCTCAATGCAACCTGTCTGTGTGGACCCTGCAGGTGCTCAGTGCAACCTGTCTGTGTGGACCCTGCAGGTGCTCAATGCAACCTGTCTGTGTGGACCCTGCAGGTGCTCAGTGCTGTCTGTGTGGACCCTGTTTGTGTTGCTCCTGCAGGTGTTCAGTGTTACCTGTTTGCGTTGCTCCTGCAGGTGTTCAGTGTTACCTGTTTGCGTTGCTCCTGCAGGTGTTCAGTGTTACCTGTTTGCGTTGCTCCTGCAGGTGCTCAGTGTTACCTGTTTGCGTTGCTCCTGCAGGTGTTCAGTGTTACCTGTTTGCGTTGCTCCTGCAGGTGTTCAGTGTTACCTGTTTGCGTTGCTCCTGCAGGTGTTCAGTGTTACCTGTTTGCGTTGCTCCTGCAGGTGTTCTTTGAGGTAGGGCAGTGTGATTTGGACCAGCGCCTCCTCACAGATCCTCTTCCTCATGGAGCTGCTGTCGTAGTCGAATTGCTGAAAGAACCAAATGATTTAAAGGTTCAGTATTTCActttacagctcaaaatgctccgttccacctcgggagggcatctgacacactacagagacacaggaggatggcagggcatctgacatacctTGAGGACGCGATGTCGGGCCTTGTCGATGGAAGACGCGGCGTCGTCCTGATCGTCCTCCAGAACTTTGTGCAGAAGAGTCTCAAACGTGAAGGCGGCGTTTTCCATCAACTGAAACaaagaaccaggtctaaaccaggactaaatcaggactaaaccaggactaaatcaggactaaaccaggtctaaaccaggtctaaaccaggactaaaccaggactaaaccaggactaaaccaggactaaaccaggtctaaaccaggtctaaaccaggactgaaccaggactaaaccaggactaaaccaggactaaaccaggactaaaccaggactgaaccaggactaaaccaggactaaatcaggactaaaccaggactaaaccaggtctaaaccaggtctaaaccaggactaaaccaggactgaaccaggactaaaccaggactaaaccaggactaaaccaggtctaaaccaggtctaaaccaggactaaaccaggactgaaccaggactaaaccaggactaaaccaggactaaaccaggactgaaccaggactaaaccaggactaaatcaggactaaaccaggactaaaccaggtctaaaccaggtctaaaccaggactaaaccaggactaaaccaggactaaatcaggactaaaccaggactaaaccaggtctaaaccaggtctaaaccaggactaaaccaggactgaaccaggactaaaccaggactaaaccaggactaaaccaggactaaaccaggactaaaccaggtctaaaccaggactacaccaggactacaccaggtctaaaccaggactaaaccaggactaaaccaggactaaaccaggactaaaccaggactaaaccaggactaaaccaggtctaaaccaggactgaaccaggactaaaccaggactaaatcaggactaaaccaggactaaatcaggactaaaccaggtctaaaccaggtctaaaccaggactaaaccaggactaaaccaggactaaaccaggactaaaccaggtctaaaccaggtctaaaccaggactgaaccaggactaaaccaggactaaaccaggactaaaccaggactaaaccaggactgaaccaggactaaaccaggactaaatcaggactaaaccaggactaaaccaggtctaaaccaggtctaaaccaggactaaaccaggactgaaccaggactaaaccaggactaaaccaggactaaaccaggtctaaaccaggtctaaaccaggactaaaccaggactgaaccaggactaaaccaggactaaaccaggactaaaccaggactgaaccaggactaaaccaggactaaatcaggactaaaccaggactaaaccaggtctaaaccaggtctaaaccaggactaaaccaggactaaaccaggactaaatcaggactaaaccaggactaaaccaggtctaaaccaggtctaaaccaggactaaaccaggactgaaccaggactaaaccaggactaaaccaggactaaaccaggactaaaccaggactaaaccaggtctaaaccaggactacaccaggactacaccaggtctaaaccaggactaaaccaggactaaaccaggactaaaccaggactaaaccaggactaaaccaggactaaaccaggtctaaaccaggactgaaccaggactaaaccaggactaaaccaggactaaaccaggactgaaccaggactaaaccaggactaaatcaggactaaaccaggactaaaccaggtctaaaccaggtctaaaccaggactgaaccaggactgaaccaggactaaaccaggactaaaccaggactaaaccaggactaaaccaggactgaaccaggactaaaccaggactaaaccaggactaaaccaggactaaaccaggactaaatcaggactaaaccaggactaaaccaggtctaaaccaggtctaaaccaggactaaaccaggactgaaccaggactaaaccaggactaaaccaggactaaaccaggactaaaccaggactaaaccaggtctaaaccaggactacaccaggactacaccaggtctaaaccaggactaaaccaggactaaaccaggactgaaccaggactaaaccaggactaaaccaggactaaaccaggactaaaccaggtctaaaccaggactacaccaggactaaaccaggactaaaccaggactaaaccaggactaaaccaggactgaaccaggactaaaccaggactaaaccaggactaaaccaggactgaaccaggactgaaccaggactaaaccaggactaaatcaggactaaaccaggactaaaccaggtctaaaccaggtctaaaccaggactaaaccaggactgaaccaggactaaaccaggactaaaccaggactgaaccaggactgaaccaggactaaaccaggactaaaccaggactaaaccaggactaaaccaggtctaaaccaggactacaccaggactacaccaggtctaaaccaggactaaaccaggactaaacaaggactgaaccaggactaaaccaggactaaaccaggactgaaccaggactaaaccaggactaaatcaggactaaaccaggactaaaccaggtctaaaccaggtctaaaccaggactgaaccaggactgaaccaggactaaaccaggactaaaccaggactaaaccaggactaaaccaggactgaaccaggactaaaccaggactaaaccaggactaaaccaggactaaaccaggactaaatcaggactaaaccaggactaaaccaggtctaaaccaggtctaaaccaggactaaaccaggactgaaccaggactaaaccaggactaaaccaggactaaaccaggactaaaccaggactaaaccaggtctaaaccaggactacaccaggactacaccaggtctaaaccaggactaaaccaggactaaaccaggactgaaccaggactaaaccaggactaaaccaggactaaaccaggactaaaccaggtctaaaccaggactacaccaggactaaaccaggactaaaccaggactaaaccaggactaaaccaggactgaaccaggactaaaccaggactaaaccaggactaaaccaggactaaaccaggactgaaccaggactaaaccaggactaaatcaggactaaaccaggactaaaccaggtctaaaccaggtctaaaccaggactaaaccaggactgaaccaggactaaaccaggactaaaccaggactaaaccaggactgaaccaggactaaaccaggactaaaccaggactaaaccaggactaaaccaggactaaaccaggtctaaaccaggactacaccaggactacaccaggtctaaaccaggactaaaccaggactaaacaaggactgaaccaggactaaaccaggactaaaccaggactaaaccaggactaaaccaggactaaaccaggtctaaaccaggactacaccaggactaaaccaggactaaaccaggactaaaccaggtctaaaccaggactacaccaggtctaaaccaggactaaaccaggtctaaaccaggactacaccaggactaaaccaggactaaaccaggtctaaaccaggtctaaaccaggactacaccaggtcttcGTACCTGTTGGAGGTCGATCTGGACGCTGTGGACGACTCCTGTCAGGTTCTTGAAGCCAAATCTGTCTCTGAGACGCTTCAGCCGCTCCTCGAGAAACCCGATGGAATGAAAACTGTCTTCCAGGCGAGGACGGGACATGGACAGGAGCGCCTGGGACAAAGACAcgtcacctgtacatgtgtgtgacgggctctgtcaatcaaacctgttgctaacgctaatgctaacgctaacaggagcgacctcggggacagaaggacctgatttgtctgttattaatgttcagatctggatttacagacacaatagtgaaataaaaaccccaggatcatgtagagggttaatacgaacatttaagaccagaatgagacggacacagggacagagagaggacagaggggacagagagaggacagagaggagacagagaggacagagagaggacagagaggggacagagagaggacagaggggacagagaggacagagagaggacagagaggagacagaggagacacagaggggacacagaggagccagagaggacacagaggggatacagagagaggacagaggggacacagaggggacagagtcaatggagcaggaagtggaacatgatcacttcctgtttgtgacgcggcgttagcaggttagctctgtccatttatataaagtctatggtgtGGACGGTGGACAGTACCTCCCTGAGTGTCTCTCGGTCCACTCCCCGGAGGACCTCCTCTCTGACCTGGTCCATCATCCCCGCACACAGCTCTCGTCCCTGGGAGAAGCCGCGGCTGACGGGCTCCATGAGCTCCTCCAGGACGGAGCTCAGGTACGGCTGCACCTCCTGTGAGACGAGACCCTCAGCAGGAGGAACCACCACCGCTGAGGACGGGGGacgggttagacctgggtttagacctggtctagtcctggattagtcccggtttagtcctcaccTTGGACTCGCTCCTTCAGctgttctctgctcctctggatcTGGTCCATGTCTGAGTGGATCTGGACCTCCTTCTGCCTGAGACTCGTCCTGAGCTCGTCCTTCAGAGACGAAAGTCCCTCCAGAAGTGTCTCCTGCACCAGCACATACGCCGCCTCCACCGTCTGCAAGAGAGAGCGAGGAATCTGACCCACAAcctcagagagaaagagaggaatctGACCCACAAcctcagagagaaagagaggaatctGACCCAGCCGGGCTCAGCCCGTAGGAGACGTGGGGTCGTCCTCCTGCGGGAGGACGAAtggatctccagacatggagactggttctggggacatggaatgtcacagggggaggagcctgagctcGTGCTCGTTGAGTGTTATCGGTTGGACACAGTCGTCCTCACCTCCACAGCTTGGGTCTGGAACCAACTCCTccagaggagctggactctccatttctctggcgttgcccgcgacAGTGcaaccaaccggggactcctttgttctcctgggggacttcaacgcccatgtagACAACGACAGAGACACCTGGAGGGACGTGATCAGGAAGAACgacctccctgatctgaacccgagtgatgttctgttgttgttctgttgttgttctgttgttgttctgttgttgttcttctgtgtGAGTTACAGTTTGTCCAGAACAAActccatgttcgagcacaaggtccatcagtgcacgaggcaccaggacactccaggtcggaggtcgatgagcgacattgttgtcgtgtcatctgacctccagccacgtgtcttggacactcgggtgaagagaggggcagaggtgtagagcaccacctggtggtgagttggatccactgttggtagaggaagccagacagacctgaCGGACCAAAGCGTATCatgttgggaacgtctggtggagcctctgtcaggggggtcttcaactcacacctctgggagaacttctccctgatcccgggggaggttggagacatggactctgagtgggccatgttctccacttctattgtcgatgcggccgctcatagctgtggtcgtaaggtctgtggtgctcgTTGGGGTGACAACCCCGagcccggtggtggacaccggaagtaagggatgccgtcaagctgaag contains:
- the LOC117369965 gene encoding protein Niban 1-like, with amino-acid sequence MGISGSSLLDESKSASIRGEAEAELRRFTPFYRRQFFVARFCQAQNDVEQLREQTTQLLKQKAPPEGGEVLYEDALFYFDETRKWRERYVVMRANYILECHENIETFLKGAPPHHRLLPTGGAVLTTEERYMELVDRCFPDDSSAQEDFAPPLSSMPGQFPVYLRLPYRRDSYFCFKQQQRQEKFLSALTSCVRHQNQDFLKKSSFEVKGFVKAVQFYRESQGSYGNWDMLIGSDVRVLSNSVMERLLVVLEKDLLPKLKAKKNEKKRVWFATVEAAYVLVQETLLEGLSSLKDELRTSLRQKEVQIHSDMDQIQRSREQLKERVQAVVVPPAEGLVSQEVQPYLSSVLEELMEPVSRGFSQGRELCAGMMDQVREEVLRGVDRETLREALLSMSRPRLEDSFHSIGFLEERLKRLRDRFGFKNLTGVVHSVQIDLQQLMENAAFTFETLLHKVLEDDQDDAASSIDKARHRVLKQFDYDSSSMRKRICEEALVQITLPYLKEHLQEQRKQLKDAEENVPLDHCDFIDIENIYQDVLLSILHKEVSRVLKEAVSLQKYNLFNDSRDLLSHSSLSSTGSAPASPALSSASSLCASNHGLSPATLPHTPTGTQEARGAADLAGAQTVETNGDKMAAVAGNTNPESVANGRQEAKVMVEEISDISEETGNEIQLKTQEKEANKMVKNAETLVTKEVNDAHPAENNTMSKLGENVQEAAQIVAGAETSELPDEVFDQKEEKEESETAKVQKQEVTPATNEEILKLKTEMNLESQSPGEKFEENVSNEAVENRGEDKVTAKNDSENKMAENRDVGEAPESETGNAQGQEVQGQEVQGQEVQGQAAVLSGGEEEEEGSDDEGSTTSDVLEENSQSPLSSEEVDQWEERSRVAPEISEEPERPLEGGEGEERPLEGGEGEERPLDCIRVIRELVQEVIEVEDLAQRYPSGVPVEVQSPDQDQD